The following DNA comes from Vibrio gigantis.
TGATAGCCATAATCAATAAAGTGACGAACGTGTGGACCAGTGCCACATCCAAGGTCTAGGTGAGTTTTTCCTTCATTTCCAAAAATCTGATGTAGTCTACGAACGCAGTGGCTTTGCGCTTGGTAGTCAATATCAACACACATTAAATCATAGTAACCGGATAGGTCGGTATAGAGCGCGTTGGCGGACATGTTTGCCTGCAGCATTTGCTGAAAAAATTGGGGTGGCGCATAGTAAACTAGAACTTGAAAATAACAAGAAAATCTTAATTAACTTTGTCTATTTATACTATCTTGATTCATCGAACTATAGTGAGAGCCCGAAGTGTGGTGAGCTAGGTGATTAGGTGGGTTCTACGCAAGCGCCTACAGGGTTTAATGACACTCTGTCCTTACCGTTTGCTTTTGCTTGATAAAGCGCTTCATCCGTTACTCTGATGAGTGTGTTGAGTGAGCGAGTGGTACGAACGACACAGCTGTCGGTAATACCAATACTGACGCTTGTTTTGAATTTTTTCCGGTTAAAACCGATGAATTGATGGTTTCGAAATTCTTCACAGATACGTTCACCTACAACTCTTGCCTGAGACTCTGCAGTAGACAGTGCGGTTACGTGGCATGCAAGAGATCTTGGGAAGAACACGATAAACTCTTCGCCACCCCAACGGCCAACAACACCATTTAGTGCTTTGACGTGTTTCTTGATGACAATTGCGAGTGTCCGAATAACAGTGTCACCCACACTATGTCCAAACTGGTCGTTCACGTTTTTGAAGTCATCAATATCGAGTAGCAAGCAGGACATATCAGCGTGATTATTGGTTGGCTTTTTTAGCCAATCGTAAACCGCCTGACGAGTTAATACCTGTGTAAGATCATCATGAAGCGCGCGATGAATGAGCTCTTTTTCTAGTGCGACCTTACTAGTGACATCTTCGACCACCACTTGAATCGCTTTTTCACCTTCCCAAAAGATGATGTTGTCATAAATATTGAAGTATTTTTTACTTCCATCAAGGCAATGGTTTTCGACCACGGAACTAAAACTCGGCGTGTGACCGGCCATAATGCTCTGGCTACGCTTTAGCGCGCTGACTCGATTATCAGGTGGGATGATTGAGATAACAGTGTCCATAGCCAGCACTTGCTCTATCGAATCAGCTCCCTGCATTTCGACCCAAGCTTGATTTACCATTAACGGTTTGAAGTTTTGATGAATGAGCACTCCTTGTTTCGAGCTTTCCAGTAGAGTGCGGTACATTTGGTCTTTTTCTTGGTGTTTACGTTCTGATGCAATCACAGATGTGATATCGATGATCATGACACGAAGAGCAGGGCGCTCATTAAACTTAATGACGTGCGCAAGGCTGAATAAGGATAGAGTACGCCCATTAATAGGCACGTCTTTATAGAGTTTGCCCTTCTGAAGCTGACCTTTAATTGCTGTGAGGTAGCGTTCACGAAGAGCGCCATGGTAACTCTCTGGTACCATGGAATAAACGAAATCGACATTCTTCAATAGTGAAGTTCGGTTATCGTAACCAAACAGGATCGCGATATTATCGTCGACATCAATGACCTGGTGATCCTGAAGGGTAATGTAGCCCTGGACAGAATCGAAGTTCTGGCAAGGTAAGGCTGTCGTTAAGTCTAGTTGGATATTCATATCGGTCTGATCAATTAAACTCTTACCGTAAAATGGTGCTTTGCATGGACTTGGGTATTTCACTGAAAGGCGTGATAAATGCAGCGAGACTCTGAATGCAAAGTATGATATTCATCATGTAACGACACTAGCGTAATTTTACTGAATGGAAAACGGATTAAAATTTTATTAAGGATAATTAAAGCGTTATGAAAATAAAAATTGATGATTTGTCAGGCGGAGAGGTTATTCGGCTATTAGAAGAGCACTTAGCGGACATGTATGCGACGTCGCCACCAGAAAGCGTGCATGCACTCGATCTTGATGCTTTGAAATCACCAGAGATTACTTTTTTCAGTGCATGGAAAGACAGTCAATTATTGGGTTGTGTGGCTATAAAAGAGCTGGATGCCCAACACGCAGAGCTTAAGTCTATGCGAACCTCTCAGTTTGCTCGCAATACAGGAGTGGCGAGCAAACTCTTGCAGCATGTTTTAGACACGGCTTCTTCGCGCCAATATCAAAGAATCAGCTTGGAAACAGGTTCTGAGGAATACTTCAAGCCTGCGCGTAATTTGTACGAGAAGTTT
Coding sequences within:
- a CDS encoding sensor domain-containing diguanylate cyclase, with translation MNIQLDLTTALPCQNFDSVQGYITLQDHQVIDVDDNIAILFGYDNRTSLLKNVDFVYSMVPESYHGALRERYLTAIKGQLQKGKLYKDVPINGRTLSLFSLAHVIKFNERPALRVMIIDITSVIASERKHQEKDQMYRTLLESSKQGVLIHQNFKPLMVNQAWVEMQGADSIEQVLAMDTVISIIPPDNRVSALKRSQSIMAGHTPSFSSVVENHCLDGSKKYFNIYDNIIFWEGEKAIQVVVEDVTSKVALEKELIHRALHDDLTQVLTRQAVYDWLKKPTNNHADMSCLLLDIDDFKNVNDQFGHSVGDTVIRTLAIVIKKHVKALNGVVGRWGGEEFIVFFPRSLACHVTALSTAESQARVVGERICEEFRNHQFIGFNRKKFKTSVSIGITDSCVVRTTRSLNTLIRVTDEALYQAKANGKDRVSLNPVGACVEPT
- a CDS encoding GNAT family N-acetyltransferase; the encoded protein is MKIKIDDLSGGEVIRLLEEHLADMYATSPPESVHALDLDALKSPEITFFSAWKDSQLLGCVAIKELDAQHAELKSMRTSQFARNTGVASKLLQHVLDTASSRQYQRISLETGSEEYFKPARNLYEKFGFGYCEPFADYELDPHSQFMSIELR